Proteins encoded by one window of Streptomyces sp. NBC_01571:
- a CDS encoding sacsin N-terminal ATP-binding-like domain-containing protein, with the protein MSKFVQPAPEGADPFGTARLRRGVLDAWATSPARFREDANAEEDLVLGGYRDRLLVELAQNAADAAARAHVPGRLRLTLRDGVLVAANTGAPLDAAGVESLSTLRASAKRDAHDTAVGRFGVGFAAVVAVTDEPAVVGRHGGIRWSLAEARELAADTARHSPGLGDEIRRRDGHVPLLRLPFAAEGTAPGPYDTAVILPLRDTAAEDLAERLLRGLDDALLLALPGLEEVVVEIGDGGTGGDVRTLRRRSEEHGVTLEDSRDGATRWRTVSHHGPLDPALLADRPVEERLRPHWSVTWAVPVDTDGTPGRPRTSPVVHAPTPSDEPLGVPALLIASLPLDTSRRHAAPGPLTDFLVERAADAYAELLAAWSPVDSGIIDLVPGPLGKGELDGVLRRAILDRLPRTAFLPSAAPPENAGEDNVADWPESSAAEHPAALRPRDAEVVEGAGAETVRVLAEVLPSLLPAGLERRVELRTLGVARVPLAEAVDRLAGLEKDPGWWWRLYESLAGVDPDRLSGLPVPLADGRTAVGPRQILLPGSEDMRAAAPDTLARLGLKVAHPDAAHPLLEKLGALSATPRAVLTTPQVRAAVAASLDDEGIGWDEQAPDAEEVAELVLALVRDAALEPGDEPWLGALALPDEEGELAPAGELVLPGSPFAQVMREDELAFVDSELADRWGEQPLAACGVLANFTLVRATDVVLDPDELEPRDTDFAEPDDAGLLDAVDVWCEDVLDRLPDTPVPPVATEIVAVRDLDLVDDERWPQALALLSRPPLRDALTQPVRILLPDGTHEIVRPYSAWWLRGHPVLDGRHPAGLLAAGGDPLLRGLYDEADATGFDDEQVLRALGVRTSVAALLDEPGGAAELLERLADPDREVSGAQLHALYGALADLEPERVTLPDELRAVLDGRVTVVDAADAVVVDSPDLLPFTGGMPLLPVRPSRAADLAELFQVRRLSESVTGEVTSEGAEHDVPESVRILLGPSAPTSYVEHEELVVDGTGLDWRRTRDGVLHASTLEGVAAGLAWAAGQWPRRFEVAALLEDPSRTEELGRDRWFD; encoded by the coding sequence GTGAGCAAGTTCGTGCAACCGGCACCCGAGGGCGCGGACCCGTTCGGTACGGCCCGTCTGCGCCGCGGCGTGCTGGACGCCTGGGCCACCAGCCCGGCCCGGTTCCGCGAGGACGCCAACGCCGAGGAGGACCTCGTCCTCGGCGGATACCGTGACCGCCTCCTCGTCGAGCTCGCCCAGAACGCCGCCGACGCGGCGGCCCGGGCCCACGTCCCCGGCCGCCTCCGGCTCACCCTCCGCGACGGGGTCCTGGTCGCCGCCAACACCGGCGCCCCCCTCGACGCGGCCGGCGTCGAGTCGCTCTCCACCCTCCGCGCCTCCGCCAAGCGCGACGCCCACGACACCGCCGTCGGCCGCTTCGGCGTCGGCTTCGCCGCGGTCGTCGCGGTCACCGACGAGCCCGCCGTGGTCGGCCGGCACGGCGGTATCCGCTGGTCCCTCGCGGAGGCCCGCGAACTGGCGGCGGACACCGCCCGCCACAGCCCGGGACTGGGCGACGAGATCCGCCGCCGCGACGGCCATGTGCCCCTGCTGCGGCTGCCGTTCGCGGCCGAGGGCACCGCCCCGGGCCCGTACGACACCGCCGTCATCCTCCCGCTGCGGGACACCGCCGCCGAGGATCTCGCCGAGCGCCTGCTGCGAGGGCTCGACGACGCGCTCCTGCTCGCCCTGCCCGGCCTGGAGGAAGTGGTCGTCGAGATCGGCGACGGCGGCACGGGAGGCGACGTACGGACGCTGCGCCGCAGGTCGGAGGAGCACGGCGTCACCCTGGAGGACTCCCGGGACGGCGCCACCCGCTGGCGCACCGTCTCCCACCACGGCCCCCTGGACCCGGCCCTCCTCGCCGACCGTCCGGTCGAGGAGCGGCTGCGTCCGCACTGGTCGGTGACCTGGGCCGTCCCGGTCGACACCGACGGCACCCCGGGCCGCCCCCGCACCAGCCCCGTCGTGCACGCGCCGACCCCCAGTGACGAGCCGCTCGGCGTGCCCGCCCTGCTCATCGCCTCCCTGCCGCTCGACACCAGCCGGCGGCACGCCGCCCCGGGCCCGCTCACCGACTTCCTGGTGGAGCGCGCGGCGGACGCGTACGCCGAACTGCTCGCCGCCTGGAGCCCGGTGGACTCCGGGATCATCGACCTGGTGCCGGGCCCGCTCGGCAAGGGCGAGCTGGACGGCGTGCTGCGCCGCGCGATCCTCGACCGGCTGCCGCGGACCGCCTTCCTGCCGTCGGCCGCCCCGCCGGAGAACGCCGGCGAGGACAACGTCGCCGACTGGCCCGAGAGCAGCGCCGCGGAGCACCCGGCCGCCCTGCGCCCCCGTGACGCCGAGGTCGTCGAGGGCGCCGGTGCCGAGACCGTCCGGGTGCTCGCCGAGGTGCTGCCCAGTCTGCTGCCCGCCGGCCTGGAGCGCCGGGTGGAGCTCCGGACGCTGGGCGTCGCCCGTGTCCCGCTCGCCGAGGCCGTGGACCGGCTGGCCGGGCTGGAGAAGGACCCGGGCTGGTGGTGGCGGCTGTACGAGAGCCTGGCCGGGGTCGACCCGGACCGGCTGTCCGGCCTGCCCGTGCCGCTCGCCGACGGCCGGACGGCGGTGGGGCCCCGGCAGATCCTGCTGCCCGGCTCCGAGGACATGCGGGCCGCCGCCCCGGACACCCTCGCCCGCCTCGGCCTCAAGGTCGCCCACCCGGACGCCGCCCACCCGCTGCTGGAGAAGCTGGGCGCCCTCTCGGCCACTCCCCGCGCGGTCCTCACCACCCCGCAGGTGCGCGCCGCCGTCGCCGCCTCGCTCGACGACGAGGGGATCGGCTGGGACGAGCAGGCACCGGACGCCGAGGAGGTGGCGGAGCTGGTCCTCGCCCTGGTCCGCGACGCCGCGCTCGAACCCGGCGACGAGCCCTGGCTCGGTGCCCTCGCGCTGCCGGACGAGGAGGGCGAACTCGCCCCCGCCGGCGAACTGGTGCTGCCCGGCAGCCCGTTCGCCCAGGTCATGCGCGAGGACGAACTCGCCTTCGTCGACTCCGAGTTGGCCGACCGGTGGGGCGAGCAGCCGCTCGCCGCCTGTGGTGTGCTCGCCAACTTCACCCTGGTGCGCGCCACCGACGTGGTCCTCGACCCGGACGAACTGGAGCCCCGCGACACCGACTTCGCCGAACCAGACGACGCGGGGCTGCTGGACGCCGTCGACGTGTGGTGCGAGGACGTTCTCGACCGGCTGCCCGACACCCCCGTACCGCCCGTCGCCACCGAGATCGTCGCCGTACGGGACCTGGACCTGGTGGACGACGAGCGGTGGCCGCAGGCGCTCGCGCTGCTGTCCCGGCCGCCGCTGCGCGACGCGCTGACCCAGCCGGTGCGCATCCTGCTCCCGGACGGCACCCACGAGATCGTCCGGCCGTACTCCGCCTGGTGGCTGCGCGGCCACCCGGTCCTGGACGGGCGTCACCCGGCCGGGCTGCTCGCCGCGGGCGGCGACCCGCTCCTGCGCGGGCTGTACGACGAGGCCGACGCGACCGGCTTCGACGACGAGCAGGTGCTGCGGGCGCTGGGCGTCCGCACGTCCGTCGCCGCCCTGCTGGACGAGCCAGGGGGCGCCGCCGAGCTCCTCGAACGGCTCGCCGACCCCGACCGCGAGGTCTCCGGGGCCCAACTGCACGCCCTGTACGGCGCCCTGGCCGATCTGGAGCCCGAGCGGGTGACCCTGCCGGACGAGCTGCGCGCGGTACTGGACGGACGGGTGACCGTGGTGGACGCCGCCGACGCCGTGGTCGTCGACTCGCCCGACCTGCTGCCCTTCACCGGCGGCATGCCCCTGCTCCCGGTCCGCCCGTCCCGCGCCGCCGACCTCGCCGAACTGTTCCAGGTGCGGCGCCTCAGCGAGTCGGTGACCGGCGAGGTGACCTCCGAGGGCGCCGAACACGACGTACCGGAGTCCGTACGGATCCTGCTGGGCCCCTCGGCCCCCACCTCGTACGTCGAGCACGAGGAACTCGTCGTCGACGGCACCGGACTGGACTGGCGCCGTACCCGGGACGGGGTGCTGCACGCGTCCACCCTGGAAGGCGTGGCGGCCGGCCTCGCCTGGGCCGCCGGACAGTGGCCGCGCCGCTTCGAGGTCGCGGCCCTGCTGGAGGACCCGTCCCGCACGGAGGAACTGGGCCGGGACCGCTGGTTCGACTGA
- a CDS encoding DUF3027 domain-containing protein has product MSAATTRSRTPDRLCAEAVDLARTAAEEAAAPGVVGEHLGVVSEGDRVVTHYFECKEFGYRGWRWAVTVARASRAKIVTLDETVLLPGSDALLAPEWVPWSERLRPGDMGPGDLLPTDAEDLRLEPGFSGEDEPAPNSAVSEDMAELVEAEDAEVTEGVPAHLPFAPRRGSIAAVAEELGLRRARVLSRYGLHVAADRWEESYGPKTAMAQAAPASCVSCGFLNPIGGSLGQAFGVCANEFSPADGRVVALSYGCGGHSEAAVMPAPPRPAPPVIDETRVDPFPLRPSPDSGSVSITPDEPSSELGHS; this is encoded by the coding sequence GTGAGCGCAGCGACCACGCGAAGCCGCACCCCCGACCGTCTGTGCGCCGAGGCCGTCGACCTCGCGCGCACCGCCGCCGAGGAGGCAGCCGCCCCCGGCGTCGTCGGTGAACACCTGGGGGTGGTCTCCGAGGGGGACCGTGTCGTCACGCACTACTTCGAGTGCAAGGAGTTCGGCTACCGGGGCTGGCGCTGGGCCGTGACGGTCGCCCGTGCCTCCCGGGCGAAGATCGTCACCCTGGACGAGACGGTGCTGCTGCCCGGCTCCGACGCCCTTCTCGCGCCCGAGTGGGTGCCGTGGAGCGAGCGGCTGCGGCCCGGTGACATGGGCCCCGGGGACCTGCTGCCCACGGACGCCGAGGATCTGCGGCTCGAACCCGGTTTCTCCGGTGAGGACGAGCCCGCGCCGAACTCCGCCGTCTCGGAGGACATGGCCGAGCTGGTGGAGGCGGAGGACGCGGAGGTGACGGAGGGCGTTCCCGCGCACCTTCCGTTCGCGCCGCGCCGCGGTTCGATCGCGGCGGTGGCGGAGGAGCTCGGACTGCGCCGGGCGCGGGTGCTCTCCCGGTACGGGCTGCATGTCGCGGCCGACCGGTGGGAGGAGTCGTACGGGCCCAAGACGGCGATGGCGCAGGCGGCGCCCGCGTCGTGCGTCAGCTGCGGCTTCCTGAATCCGATCGGGGGCTCACTCGGACAGGCGTTCGGTGTCTGTGCGAATGAGTTCTCGCCGGCGGACGGGCGGGTCGTGGCGCTCTCGTACGGGTGCGGGGGGCACTCCGAGGCCGCGGTCATGCCGGCGCCGCCGCGGCCGGCGCCGCCGGTCATCGACGAGACCCGGGTCGATCCCTTCCCGCTCCGGCCCTCGCCGGATTCCGGTTCGGTCTCGATCACCCCGGACGAGCCGTCGTCCGAACTGGGCCACTCGTAA
- a CDS encoding MFS transporter translates to MAAARSSPGAAGIGSTKGNIRRGGSGRMSGSVRAVGRALHFPFTGTARGIRKATHAHGAGESGLGKLIELHAVNGAGDVMITIALASTVFFSVPTDEARGRVALYLAITMAPFTLLAPVIGPLLDRLPHGRRAAMAGAMLARAMLALLLSGAVVSGSLELYPAALGVLVASKAYGVVRSAVVPRLLPPGFSLVKANSRVTLGGLLATGVAAPVGAGLQALGPRYPLYGAFAIFVAGTFLSFTLPPKVDSAKGEDRALLAADEDHVRRPQRERTPRPGLRTVGTAVTHALAANAALRCLSGFLIFFLAFLLREHPLSGQSAAVSLGIVGVSAGAGNALGTAVGAWLKSRAPEIIVVTVVACVLGAAITAALFFGAVLVACLTAVAGFSQALAKLSLDALIQRDVPELVRTSAFARSETLLQVAWVFGGAIGIVLPLNGTLGLSVAAAIVAVGWLTTVRGLIGAARHGGTARPRVA, encoded by the coding sequence GTGGCAGCCGCGAGGTCGTCCCCAGGAGCAGCCGGAATCGGCAGCACCAAGGGGAACATTCGAAGGGGCGGATCGGGCCGGATGAGCGGGTCCGTCCGCGCGGTCGGCCGTGCCCTGCACTTCCCGTTCACCGGCACGGCCCGCGGAATCCGCAAGGCGACGCACGCGCACGGGGCGGGCGAGTCGGGCCTCGGCAAACTGATCGAGCTGCACGCGGTCAACGGCGCCGGCGACGTCATGATCACCATCGCCCTCGCCTCCACCGTCTTCTTCTCCGTGCCCACCGACGAGGCCCGCGGCCGCGTCGCCCTCTACCTCGCCATCACCATGGCGCCCTTCACCCTCCTCGCCCCGGTGATCGGCCCGCTCCTGGACCGCCTGCCGCACGGCCGCCGGGCCGCGATGGCCGGCGCGATGCTCGCCCGGGCGATGCTCGCGCTGCTGCTGTCGGGCGCGGTCGTGAGCGGCAGCCTGGAGCTGTATCCCGCCGCGCTGGGGGTGCTCGTCGCGTCCAAGGCGTACGGGGTGGTGCGCAGCGCCGTCGTACCCCGGCTGCTCCCGCCCGGGTTCTCCCTGGTGAAGGCCAACTCACGGGTCACCCTCGGCGGACTCCTCGCCACCGGCGTCGCCGCGCCCGTCGGAGCGGGACTGCAGGCCCTCGGTCCGCGCTACCCGCTCTACGGCGCCTTCGCGATCTTCGTCGCGGGGACGTTCCTGTCGTTCACGCTGCCGCCGAAGGTCGACTCGGCCAAGGGCGAGGACAGGGCGCTGCTGGCCGCCGACGAGGACCATGTGCGCCGGCCGCAGCGGGAGAGGACACCACGACCAGGACTGCGCACCGTCGGTACGGCGGTCACCCACGCCCTCGCCGCCAACGCCGCCCTGCGCTGCCTCTCCGGCTTCCTGATCTTCTTCCTCGCCTTCCTGCTGCGCGAGCATCCGCTCTCCGGCCAGAGCGCGGCCGTCTCGCTCGGGATCGTGGGCGTGTCGGCCGGCGCTGGCAACGCGCTCGGCACCGCGGTCGGGGCCTGGCTGAAATCCCGCGCCCCCGAGATCATCGTCGTGACCGTCGTGGCGTGCGTGCTGGGCGCCGCGATCACCGCCGCCCTCTTCTTCGGGGCCGTCCTGGTGGCCTGCCTCACGGCGGTCGCCGGGTTCTCGCAGGCACTCGCCAAGCTGTCCCTGGACGCGCTGATCCAGCGGGACGTGCCGGAGCTCGTACGGACCTCCGCCTTCGCGCGCTCCGAGACGCTGCTGCAGGTGGCCTGGGTGTTCGGCGGCGCGATCGGCATCGTGCTGCCCCTCAACGGCACGCTGGGCCTCTCCGTGGCGGCCGCGATCGTCGCCGTCGGGTGGCTCACCACCGTCCGGGGGCTGATCGGCGCGGCCCGGCACGGGGGCACGGCGCGGCCACGCGTGGCATGA
- a CDS encoding DUF2771 domain-containing protein: MTSLPRGRAANGHHRRAVAALGAVSAGLLVLSACDKPTPLATITVGKSSVSSETDCYNDGKAVSSADLAKCLKAKDIKSIKVDPDDTVRFGVDPKIADNGWTILMNGQPLTESSKKTYRTIPGSVFFNAQYGASGNSTLVSIKEGDKTVTGLWSFKLKKDA; the protein is encoded by the coding sequence ATGACCTCCCTGCCCCGCGGCAGAGCCGCCAATGGACATCACCGTCGCGCCGTTGCCGCTCTCGGCGCCGTTTCCGCCGGACTTCTCGTCCTGTCCGCCTGTGACAAGCCGACGCCGCTGGCCACGATCACGGTCGGCAAGAGCTCGGTGAGTTCCGAGACCGACTGCTACAACGACGGCAAGGCGGTGAGCAGCGCGGACCTGGCCAAGTGCCTCAAGGCCAAGGACATCAAGTCCATCAAGGTCGACCCCGATGACACCGTGCGGTTCGGCGTGGACCCGAAGATCGCGGACAACGGCTGGACGATCCTGATGAACGGTCAGCCGCTGACCGAATCCAGCAAGAAGACGTACCGGACGATCCCGGGAAGCGTGTTCTTCAACGCCCAGTACGGGGCCAGCGGCAACTCCACGCTCGTCTCCATCAAGGAGGGCGACAAGACGGTGACCGGACTGTGGTCGTTCAAGCTCAAGAAGGACGCCTGA
- a CDS encoding futalosine hydrolase yields the protein MATAVPVERDAVAGAFAGPHHEVRLPGVTLHRLSPAPAVTPPGAAQAAGPTLDLLAAGVGPALAAASAAAALTAGALEGAPYDLVVSAGIGGGFQPDAPVGSLVVADEITAADLGAETPDGFLPVTELGFGTVTHRPPEALVRELVAVTGARAGTVLTVSTVTGTAERTDALRARHPRALAEAMEGFGVAEAAAAHGVPVLELRAVSNAVGPRDRAAWRIGEALTALTEGFGKLAPVLESWNPHEP from the coding sequence GTGGCCACCGCGGTTCCGGTCGAACGGGACGCGGTGGCCGGGGCGTTCGCGGGCCCGCACCATGAGGTGCGGCTCCCCGGGGTGACCCTCCACCGGCTGTCGCCCGCCCCCGCCGTCACGCCGCCCGGCGCCGCCCAGGCCGCCGGGCCGACCCTCGATCTGCTGGCCGCCGGTGTCGGCCCCGCCCTCGCCGCCGCCTCCGCCGCCGCCGCGCTCACCGCGGGCGCCCTCGAAGGCGCCCCCTACGACCTGGTCGTCTCCGCCGGGATCGGCGGCGGTTTCCAGCCGGACGCACCCGTCGGGTCCCTCGTCGTCGCCGACGAGATCACCGCAGCGGATCTCGGCGCCGAGACCCCGGACGGGTTCCTCCCGGTGACGGAACTCGGCTTCGGCACCGTCACTCACCGTCCGCCGGAAGCACTCGTACGAGAGCTCGTGGCGGTCACCGGCGCACGCGCCGGGACCGTACTGACCGTGTCCACCGTGACCGGCACCGCCGAGCGCACCGACGCACTGCGCGCCCGGCACCCCCGCGCCCTCGCCGAGGCCATGGAGGGCTTCGGCGTGGCCGAGGCCGCCGCCGCCCACGGCGTGCCCGTACTGGAGCTGCGCGCGGTGTCGAACGCCGTCGGCCCGCGCGACCGCGCCGCCTGGCGCATCGGCGAGGCTCTCACGGCCCTCACCGAGGGTTTCGGGAAGCTCGCGCCCGTCCTGGAGAGTTGGAACCCACATGAGCCCTGA
- a CDS encoding 1,4-dihydroxy-6-naphthoate synthase gives MSPEKLPEPLRIAYSPCPNDTFVFDAWAHGRVPGAPPLDVTFADIDITNGMAERGKFDVLKVSYAVLPYVLDEYALLPCGGALGRGCGPLVLTREAAGGDTARPGGSRGAGGLTGATVAVPSERSTAYLLFRLWAADQVPGGVGEIVVMPFHEIMPAVRDGKVDAGLVIHEARFTYQNYGLHKLADMGEHWELTTGLPIPLGAIIAKRSLGQERLTELAAATRASVRAAWDDPEASRPYVLAHAQEMDPAVADQHIGLYVNEFTADLGEDGYAAIRGLLTRAAAEGLVPPLGPDALRFP, from the coding sequence ATGAGCCCTGAGAAGCTGCCCGAGCCCCTGCGGATCGCGTACTCGCCCTGCCCGAACGACACCTTCGTCTTCGACGCCTGGGCCCACGGCCGCGTCCCCGGCGCGCCCCCCCTCGATGTGACCTTCGCGGACATCGACATCACCAACGGCATGGCCGAGCGCGGTAAGTTCGACGTACTGAAGGTGTCGTACGCCGTGCTGCCGTACGTCCTCGACGAGTACGCGCTGCTGCCCTGCGGCGGCGCGCTCGGCCGGGGCTGCGGCCCGCTGGTGCTGACCCGGGAGGCGGCGGGCGGGGACACCGCCCGACCCGGCGGGAGCCGAGGGGCCGGGGGACTCACGGGCGCTACGGTCGCCGTGCCGAGCGAGAGGTCGACGGCGTACCTGCTCTTCCGTCTGTGGGCGGCGGACCAGGTGCCGGGCGGCGTGGGCGAGATCGTCGTGATGCCGTTCCACGAGATCATGCCCGCCGTACGGGACGGGAAGGTCGACGCCGGACTCGTCATCCACGAAGCCCGTTTCACGTACCAGAACTACGGCCTGCACAAGCTCGCCGACATGGGGGAGCACTGGGAGCTGACGACCGGGCTGCCCATCCCCCTCGGCGCGATCATCGCCAAACGCTCGCTGGGACAGGAACGCCTGACCGAACTCGCCGCCGCGACCCGCGCCTCGGTCCGCGCCGCCTGGGACGATCCCGAGGCCTCCCGCCCGTACGTCCTCGCGCACGCCCAGGAGATGGACCCCGCCGTCGCCGACCAGCACATCGGCCTGTACGTCAACGAGTTCACCGCCGACCTCGGCGAGGACGGCTACGCGGCGATCCGCGGCCTGCTCACGCGCGCCGCGGCCGAGGGACTGGTGCCGCCCCTCGGCCCGGACGCGCTGAGGTTCCCGTAG
- a CDS encoding cold-shock protein has translation MPTGQVKWFNSEKGFGFLSRDDGGDVFVHSSVLPAGVDALKPGQRVEFGVVAGQRGDQALSVTILDPTPSVAAAQRRKPDELASIVQDLTTLLENITPMLEKGRYPEKTSGKKIAGLLRAVADQLDV, from the coding sequence GTGCCTACCGGCCAGGTCAAGTGGTTCAACAGCGAGAAGGGCTTCGGCTTTCTCTCCCGCGACGACGGCGGCGACGTCTTCGTCCATTCCTCGGTCCTGCCCGCCGGAGTCGATGCTCTCAAGCCGGGCCAGCGTGTGGAGTTCGGCGTCGTCGCCGGTCAGCGCGGCGACCAGGCGCTCTCGGTGACCATCCTGGACCCGACCCCCTCCGTCGCGGCCGCCCAGCGCCGCAAACCGGACGAACTGGCCTCGATCGTGCAGGACCTGACGACCCTCCTCGAGAACATCACACCGATGCTGGAGAAGGGCCGTTACCCGGAGAAGACCTCCGGGAAGAAGATCGCGGGCCTGCTGCGGGCGGTCGCCGACCAACTCGACGTGTAG